The window TTCCTGTCGACAGTTTTACATGCCGTTCAAAAACTGTCAAAGCGCCGATGACGAGCGTTGTTTTTCGCAGCATGGCAAAGCAATCCATATTATGCATGACGGTTAATTCTGTCGCCCCAAGCGCGCCTGAATGAACAAAGGGGCGGGCGACCTCGTGATCACCCGCCCCTGTTGAACGCTTGTTGACTCTTAGCGCAAGTTGACCGCGACCAGCGCTGTTGCTTCGCCCGGGTTACCGTAATTACCGCCGACGAACAGCAAACCTTTTGATGAGATCGCCAGGGTGCCGCCATGACCGAAACTCCACACCACCTTGCGCGTCGCCAGGTCGACCGCCATGGTCGCATCGGTATTGCTGACGAACAGAAGGTTGTCCGTCAACACCACATGATGGGAGTTCGTCATCGGCATCTCTTTCGTACCCAGTTCGAGTGACCAGGCGTTGCGGCCATCGGACATGTTTGTGGCATCCAACCGGCTGCCGCTCACCGAATACATCAAGCCGGCCGCTGCCGCATTGTTCGACGTCCCCGGGTCACCACCGCGCCAGCGGTAACTATTTTTAACAGTGTCGAAAGCGAAACGCGAGACGAATCCCCCCAACGTACACCGGCCGTAAAGTATGCCAGCGGCATCGGCCAAGATGGAAGAACCGGGCCACGGGCCGCACCCTCCAGCGCCCAATCCAGCGCCAGCGACGCTGCCGTCCAAGAGTTTGAGCACGGCAAAATTGCTTTCGTAAGAGAGGTACACGTGCTGCTGATCGGCCGCGAGGGCACGGGCCGGCGACAACAAGCCAGATAGCTGCGGCTGGACTGGTACGCCTGCAACAGCGGTCCGCCACTCCGTCCGCCCGGTCACCACGCTGATTTTTCGGATGCTGTGATCGCTGCCGTTATCACCGTGGGCGAAGATGCCGTCGCCCACAGTCACGATCGCGTTCAAGCGCCCGAGCTCGTCCCCGGTAATTTCATGAAGTAGATTCCCATTTTTTTGATCGAAGACGCGGACGGTGCCAGTCGGAATCTGGCCAAGCACCCCAGAATACAGATTGGAACCGACAAAAACCTTACCGTTCGCAACTACCGGCTCCAAACGGTAGGACATTGTTCCGGAAAGACGTTTTTCCCACAGCATGGCACCGCTTGACTCATCCACGGCCCGCACGGTGAAGATGCCGCGTTCCCCATTGCTGATGAGGACGAAGGCGATGCCATTGTCATGGGCGCTGCCCGTCACCGTAAGCGCACTAGGCTGGGCGCTATATTGGTGAATCCAGCGCCGTGAAAAGTTTGCCGGTTCAAAGCGCGCAGGCACATACGTGTTGTGACGCGCATCGCCATCGGTGTTCCATGCACCCAGCAGCGGCAGATCCGTCAGGGCCGTTGAGTTACTCCAAGGCTTCACGACCACCGTCATTGGAAGATGCCAGGGCGAGCCATTGACCGGTTTGCGGCACTCGACAGGATCGTCCTCGCACACGCGAATCTCGAGCTGTGTGCTGTGCGTGCCGGGAGCAAGCTTTTTTGAGACATTCAGCGCCGCATCGTAGTTGTAGCTGTTGATTGCGGTCACGTTGACGCCGGGAGCAATCAGACCGTTCGGGTCGACAATTCCTATATTGAATGGGGTCGCGAGCAGGCTATCCACCCTGGCCTTGACATTAAACGAGACGGTCGAGCCTTCGTCGACGGTCAGGTTGATCGTTGCGGGATTGAGCTGGAGCCAGGGATTGCCTGTCGGACCACTGCCATTGCCGCTGGTACCGCCGCCGCCGCCGCCGCCGCCGCCGCCGCCGCCGCAGCCAAACAGCATACTAGTTCCGAGGAACATCGCCATTCCACGCTTGATATTATTCATGATCATAGTTTCAACAAAAGTCTCGCATAGTACAGCAAGATCTTTCCGAATCTGTCATTTTAATGCTAAATATTAATATATATTAATAAATTGAACTATTTTGTGGTTATGACGTTGGACAAAATCCATGTTTACCCTGGCTGGAATCAGGGATACACGAACGACTTGACCAAGGTCAGCTCGCCCGGCGCGCGCAGCGGCACACGGACCACTTCCTGGCGCTCGTTCGGTGAATTTTCATTGGTGATGATGGCTACCTGCGCCACCGTCAGGATGCCGGTTTCCTGGCCGGCCCCGTAGTAGTTCACGTAGACGTGGTAGTTCCCCTTCGGCGGTGCGGCGCTGGAAAAGATCTCCGGGCCGTAACCGGTCGTGACGTCGACATCGAGCGCGCCGCCGTTGGGCATGACGCGGTTGCCGTACCACGAGTGGCCGCCGTCGGGGGCGACCACGTGCAGGTCGACATCGGTGCCGGGACTGTCCCACGACAGCACCACGCGCACGCGCGACTGGGTCTTGCCGGCGTACGAATCGAGGAACTGGCTGCGGCTGCGCGCCTTGCCGTCGGGCGAGCGCACTTCCACGCTGTTCGAGCCGCGCCCGAAGGCGTACGGCCGCGCGAAGCTGCCGTCTTCC of the Massilia violaceinigra genome contains:
- a CDS encoding outer membrane protein assembly factor BamB family protein, with translation MNNIKRGMAMFLGTSMLFGCGGGGGGGGGGGGTSGNGSGPTGNPWLQLNPATINLTVDEGSTVSFNVKARVDSLLATPFNIGIVDPNGLIAPGVNVTAINSYNYDAALNVSKKLAPGTHSTQLEIRVCEDDPVECRKPVNGSPWHLPMTVVVKPWSNSTALTDLPLLGAWNTDGDARHNTYVPARFEPANFSRRWIHQYSAQPSALTVTGSAHDNGIAFVLISNGERGIFTVRAVDESSGAMLWEKRLSGTMSYRLEPVVANGKVFVGSNLYSGVLGQIPTGTVRVFDQKNGNLLHEITGDELGRLNAIVTVGDGIFAHGDNGSDHSIRKISVVTGRTEWRTAVAGVPVQPQLSGLLSPARALAADQQHVYLSYESNFAVLKLLDGSVAGAGLGAGGCGPWPGSSILADAAGILYGRCTLGGFVSRFAFDTVKNSYRWRGGDPGTSNNAAAAGLMYSVSGSRLDATNMSDGRNAWSLELGTKEMPMTNSHHVVLTDNLLFVSNTDATMAVDLATRKVVWSFGHGGTLAISSKGLLFVGGNYGNPGEATALVAVNLR
- a CDS encoding YfaP family protein; the encoded protein is MKILLIPALMLSATALAQVKIDSPNSGWRNSKGAKEAYTQDVNYPAASVSVQDGQSPTAEIRGRIAAKGKDKPATLVVNGVAMPMAVQEDGSFARPYAFGRGSNSVEVRSPDGKARSRSQFLDSYAGKTQSRVRVVLSWDSPGTDVDLHVVAPDGGHSWYGNRVMPNGGALDVDVTTGYGPEIFSSAAPPKGNYHVYVNYYGAGQETGILTVAQVAIITNENSPNERQEVVRVPLRAPGELTLVKSFVYP